One Triticum dicoccoides isolate Atlit2015 ecotype Zavitan chromosome 5B, WEW_v2.0, whole genome shotgun sequence genomic window carries:
- the LOC119305647 gene encoding probable potassium transporter 17, which yields MASNNCKQVGNVRKDLFLAYKTLGVVFGGLVTSPLYVFSTMHMSSPTEADFLGIYSIMFWTLTLIGVVKYVGIALNADDHGEGGTFAMYSLLCRHANMGILPSKRVYSAEEQLLHNQSKSAKTPSNLGKFFERSLTARRVLLFMSILGMCMLIGDGVLTPAISVLSAIQGLRAPFPAVTQPVVAFLSAAILIGLFLVQKYGTSKVSFLFSPIMVAWTFTTPMVGIYSIFRYYPGIFKAISPHYIVHFFLKNKKEGWQMLGATVLAITGAEAMFADLGHFSKKAIQIAFLSSVYPSLILTYAGQTACLINHLKDTDQENIGKVFDDAFYKFIPRPVYWPMFVIATLAAIVASQSLISATFSVIKQSVVLDYFPRVKVVHTSDENEGEVYSPETNYILMVLCVGVILGFGGGQAIGNAFGLVVIMVMLITSIMLTLVMIIIWRTPPVLVATYFVPFVIMEGSYVSAVFTKFTEGGWLPFAISMILALIMFVWYYGRQKKTEYERANKISAERLGELLAKPEVQRVQGLCFFYSNIQDGLTPILGHYISNMSSLHSVTIFVTLRYLLVPKVDPQQRIAVRRLGPRGVYQCTVQYGYADNLSLKGGEDLAAHVVSCLRQHVQASADGQSSPVSAEEEAADLEAARAAGVVHVRGKMRLYVGDDAGWFDKLMLRFYEFLHSICRSALPALGVPLQQRVEIGMLYKV from the exons ATGGCTTCCAATAACTGTAAGCAGGTTGGCAATGTTCGCAAAGATCTATTCCTCGCGTACAAGACTCTGGGTGTGGTCTTTGGTGGCCTCGTTACTTCTCCGCTCTATGTTTTTTCCACAATGCATATGTCATCACCCACAGAAGCTGACTTTCTGGGAATATACAGCATAATGTTTTGGACTCTTACTTTAATTGGTGTGGTCAAGTATGTAGGCATAGCTCTCAACGCTGATGATCACGGTGAAG GTGGTACATTTGCCATGTATTCTCTGTTGTGTAGGCATGCCaatatgggcatccttccttccaaGAGAGTGTATTCAGCAGAAGAACAGCTGCTTCACAATCAGTCAAAATCAGCTAAAACGCCTAGTAATCTGGGCAAGTTCTTTGAAAGAAGCTTAACTGCAAGAAGGGTATTGTTATTCATGTCAATTCTTGGGATGTGCATGCTCATTGGAGATGGCGTCCTAACTCCTGCTATTTCAG TGTTATCAGCAATCCAGGGACTGCGCGCGCCATTTCCTGCTGTCACTCAAC CGGTCGTGGCATTTCTATCTGCGGCAATTCTTATTGGCTTATTCTTAGTGCAAAAGTATGGGACTTCAAAAGTGAGCTTTCTGTTTTCTCCAATCATGGTAGCATGGACTTTCACCACTCCGATGGTTGGAATATACAGCATTTTTCGTTACTACCCTGGCATATTCAAAGCCATTTCGCCACATTATATTGTTCATTTCTTCCTGAAGAATAAAAAGGAAGGCTGGCAGATGCTTGGTGCGACTGTTCTAGCCATCACAG GTGCGGAAGCTATGTTCGCCGATCTTGGCCACTTCAGCAAAAAGGCTATTCAG ATAGCATTTCTATCCAGCGTATATCCTTCTCTGATCCTCACTTATGCCGGGCAAACAGCATGCCTTATTAACCATCTCAAAGACACCGACCAAGAGAACATTGGCAAAGTCTTCGATGATGCATTCTACAAATTTATCCCTCGCCCTGTTTACTGGCCGATGTTCGTCATCGCAACACTCGCTGCCATTGTTGCAAGCCAATCCTTAATCTCGGCAACATTTTCTGTCATCAAGCAATCAGTTGTCCTGGACTACTTCCCACGTGTCAAAGTGGTGCACACATCGGATGAAAATGAAGGGGAGGTTTACTCACCGGAAACTAATTACATTCTGATGGTGCTGTGCGTTGGTGTTATACTAGGCTTTGGAGGTGGACAAGCGATAGGGAATGCTTTTG GCCTTGTTGTGATCATGGTCATGCTCATAACCTCAATCATGCTGACTcttgtgatgatcatcatatgGAGAACGCCGCCTGTTCTCGTCGCGACATACTTCGTCCCGTTCGTCATCATGGAAGGGTCCTATGTCAGTGCCGTCTTCACCAAGTTCACCGAAGGAGGCTGGCTACCCTTCGCCATCTCCATGATCCTCGCACTGATCATGTTCGTCTGGTACTACGGCAGACAAAAGAAAACAGAGTACGAAAGGGCGAACAAGATATCGGCGGAGCGCCTCGGCGAGCTCTTGGCAAAGCCGGAGGTCCAGAGGGTCCAGGGCCTGTGCTTCTTCTACAGCAACATACAGGACGGGCTGACCCCCATACTCGGCCACTACATCAGCAACATGAGCTCGCTGCATTCGGTCACCATCTTCGTGACTCTGAGGTACCTGCTGGTTCCCAAGGTTGATCCGCAGCAGAGGATCGCGGTCAGGAGGCTCGGGCCGAGAGGGGTGTACCAGTGCACTGTCCAGTACGGCTACGCCGACAACCTGAGCCTCAAGGGGGGCGAGGACCTCGCCGCGCACGTCGTGAGCTGCCTGAGGCAGCACGTCCAGGCCAGCGCCGACGGGCAGTCGTCCCCCGTCTCcgccgaggaggaggcggcggacctGGAGGCGGCGCGGGCGGCCGGGGTGGTGCACGTCCGGGGCAAGATGAGGCTCTACGTGGGCGACGACGCCGGCTGGTTCGACAAGCTGATGCTCCGGTTCTACGAGTTCCTGCACAGCATCTGCAGGTCGGCGCTGCCGGCCCTCGGGGTGCCCCTGCAGCAGCGCGTCGAGATCGGCATGCTCTACAAGGTTTGA